Proteins found in one Nostoc sp. NIES-3756 genomic segment:
- a CDS encoding LLM class flavin-dependent oxidoreductase, protein MSSLKQLKLGAFMRPVSIHTGAWRYPGAIPDANFNFPTLKRLIQKLEQGKFDAFFMADHLAVLNMPINALKRSHTVTSFEPFTLLSALASVTENIGLVATASTTYDAPFHIARRFASLDHISGGRAGWNIVTTANPDAALNFGLEEEIEHDERYRRAREFYDVVTGLWDSFADDAFIRDVEAGIYFDPEKLHVLNHQGKYLSVRGPLNIARPVQGWPVIVQAGASEAGRQLAAETAEAVFAPAGNLEAGKALFADIKGRAQAIGRDPDSIKILPGALVVVGETVAEAIAKREHLDSIVHYDSGIASLNSALGYDVSGFDPDSPLPEIPETNAGHSSRERIVALAKRENLTIRQLAQRIGSYGGLAFVGTPETIADEMEQWLVEEGSDGFNIMFPFVPEGLNDFVDKVIPELQRRGIFRKEYEGKTLRENLGLPRPANRFFQSEKLQVVSQ, encoded by the coding sequence ATGAGTAGCTTAAAGCAATTGAAACTAGGTGCTTTCATGCGTCCCGTTAGTATACATACTGGGGCTTGGCGCTATCCAGGGGCTATACCTGACGCTAATTTTAACTTTCCCACACTGAAACGATTGATTCAGAAGCTAGAACAGGGCAAGTTTGACGCATTCTTCATGGCTGACCACTTAGCGGTGTTGAATATGCCCATCAACGCACTCAAGCGTAGCCACACCGTCACCTCTTTTGAACCTTTCACCCTACTTTCTGCCCTGGCCAGCGTCACCGAAAACATAGGACTGGTAGCCACAGCTTCCACAACCTATGATGCACCTTTCCACATCGCTCGCCGCTTCGCCTCTCTCGACCATATTAGTGGCGGTCGCGCGGGCTGGAATATTGTCACCACAGCCAATCCCGATGCAGCACTCAACTTTGGTCTAGAAGAAGAAATCGAGCATGATGAACGCTACCGCCGAGCTAGAGAATTTTATGATGTCGTCACAGGTCTGTGGGATTCCTTCGCTGATGATGCGTTCATTCGTGATGTGGAAGCAGGAATTTATTTCGACCCCGAAAAGCTTCACGTTCTCAATCATCAAGGGAAATATCTCTCGGTGCGGGGGCCGTTGAACATTGCTAGACCCGTCCAAGGCTGGCCAGTCATCGTTCAGGCGGGTGCATCCGAAGCTGGTAGACAATTAGCCGCCGAAACTGCCGAGGCTGTGTTTGCGCCGGCTGGTAATTTAGAGGCAGGCAAGGCTTTATTTGCAGACATTAAGGGTAGAGCGCAGGCAATAGGGCGTGATCCAGATAGTATCAAAATTCTTCCAGGCGCTTTGGTTGTTGTGGGCGAAACTGTGGCAGAAGCAATTGCCAAGCGCGAACATTTGGATAGCATAGTACATTATGACAGTGGAATTGCTAGTCTTAATAGTGCGCTTGGCTACGATGTTTCTGGCTTCGACCCGGATAGCCCCTTGCCAGAAATTCCCGAAACTAACGCCGGACATAGCTCCCGTGAGCGGATAGTAGCCCTAGCAAAACGCGAGAATCTAACTATCCGCCAGTTGGCTCAACGTATCGGCAGTTACGGCGGGCTAGCTTTTGTTGGTACGCCCGAAACCATCGCCGATGAGATGGAGCAATGGCTGGTAGAGGAAGGATCTGACGGCTTTAACATCATGTTCCCATTTGTGCCGGAAGGGTTGAACGATTTCGTAGACAAAGTTATTCCAGAACTTCAACGACGGGGCATTTTCCGCAAAGAGTACGAGGGCAAAACCCTACGCGAAAATCTCGGACTCCCCCGCCCCGCTAACCGTTTCTTTCAGTCTGAGAAGTTGCAAGTAGTTAGTCAATAG